A region from the Vicia villosa cultivar HV-30 ecotype Madison, WI linkage group LG3, Vvil1.0, whole genome shotgun sequence genome encodes:
- the LOC131659138 gene encoding uncharacterized protein LOC131659138, translating into MAPPKQSNPSSKDIIEEAIQISTLHLNNAMQGTQEQMDERFAQISSDLSNLQTRLDNDKSIEDSRYDSLMVVLTKISLQREQPSTSQNAGTVHGSGTATVHGTVNPPSSVTVHGPAAFATVHGTVTPSGMVHNPTSNPRVAAALSNILSPTNTPIIHSAHFSTTHTQPTPMRYNNTHIPPQFPPYPPIPSILTSSQPFSLPFSQQFPLSQMSHQPAYPNLSHIPPLPAIRTPKLELHMFDGSEPLDWLFQAEQFFNFYNMPPENRLSLISFYMKGDALSWFKWMHQSHLLTDWFSFLKALELRFGPSTFDNHQAELFKLKQDGSVVDYQTKFEKLGNQVVGLPPDAILNCFISGLTNEIQNEMAIHKPTNISQAIGLAKLIESKLKDSKPKFPKPFSNAYHKTSAPSANTMSKPPNISNTQSPSPFKAQTSSAPSKFPIKRLSQAQLQERRAQCLCFNCDEKFVIGHKCSTSRFLILMADEEPTCEPTNLEDIVESEIEQDLNDTYFHISPQDLTGQFSPQTLKFKGKIGGLSVMVLVDTGSTHNIMQPRIAQHLNLTSTPITQFSVMVGNGSHLKCEGICNNVPITLQTELFHLPFYLLPIEGADVVLGMAWLRTLGPLQADFSIPSISFTHHNNLITLKGDPTAHPTHTTYHQLKHLIHTNSVASFHLMFFQNHHPDPHYPSPRDSLSNPAPKLSPKIQTLLTKHQTIFQPQEGLPPARPHDHHIEGIIIPSRNPFFSPVLLVKKKDGTWRFCVDYRALNAVTIKDRFPIPTIDELLDELGNATYFTKLDLRSGYHQIRVASKDTHKTAFRTFDGHYEFLVMPFSANFDDHLAHLQVIFDLLKSHAFVVKLPKFVFAVKQVNYLGHIISVGGVAPDPEKVQAMLDWPTPCSLTSLRGFLGHTGFYRHFVKNYATLAAPLTDLLRSTKFVWSTEAAAAFTELQKKMTDMSVLALPDFTKQFIIETDASGIAIGAVLSQDGHHIAFFSKKMCPRMQASSVYVREMFAVTEAVKKWRQYLIGQKFHIYTDQKSLRNLLLQRIQTPEQQKWAAKLQGFNFEIFYKPGK; encoded by the exons GAGCAAATGGATGAGAGATTTGCTCAAATCTCTTCGGATCTCTCAAACCTTCAAACAAGGTTAGACAATGACAAATCCATTGAAGACTCAAGGTATGATTCTCTCATGGTTGTCCTCACCAAAATATCACTTCAAAGAGAGCaaccttccacctctcaaaacgcGGGTACTGTTCATGGGTCTGGTACAGCTACTGTTCACGGAACAGTAAATCCGCCCAGCTCCGTCACTGTTCACGGACCAGCTGCCTTCGCTACTGTTCACGGAACAGTAACCCCATCAGGTATGGTACACAATCCTACTTCTAACCCTAGGGTAGCAGCAGCCTTGTCTAATATTCTATCACCTACCAACACACCCATAATACATTCTGCCCACTTTTCTACCACACACACTCAACCCACACCCATGAGATACAACAACACACATATTCCACCACAATTCCCACCTTACCCACCAATTCCTTCAATCTTGACATCCTCCCAACCATTCAGCCTTCCCTTTTCTCAACAGTTTCCACTTTCACAAATGTCACACCAGCCAGCATATCCCAATCTCTCTCATATACCACCCCTTCCAGCTATTAGAACCCCAAAACTTGAACTCCATATGTTTGATGGGTCAGAACCTCTTGATTGGTTGTTTCAAGCTgagcaattttttaatttttataatatgccACCGGAAAACCGTTTGTCATTAATATCATTTTACATGAAGGGTGATGCTTTGTCTTGGTTTAAATGGATGCATCAAAGTCATTTGTTAACCGATTGGTTTTCTTTTCTCAAAGCCTTAGAATTACGTTTTGGTCCTTCCACTTTTGACAACCACCAAGCTGAATTATTTAAATTGAAACAAGATGGATCGGTGGTTGATTATCAAACGAAATTTGAAAAGTTAGGGAACCAAGTGGTTGGCTTGCCACCGGATGCCATATTGAATTGCTTCATTTCCGGTTTAACGAATGAGATTCAAAATGAAATGGCAATTCACAAACCCACCAACATTTCACAAGCTATTGGTTTAGCTAAATTAATTGAATCTAAGTTGAAAGATTCTAAACCCAAATTCCCTAAACCATTTTCAAATGCTTATCATAAAACTTCTGCCCCTTCAGCCAACACCATGTCCAAACCCCCTAACATTTCCAATACCCAAAGCCCAAGCCCCTTCAAAGCCCAAACAAGCTCTGCCCCATCAAAATTCCCAATTAAAAGACTCTCCCAAGCCCAACTACAAGAGCGTAGAGCCCAATGTCTATGCTTTAATTGTGATGAAAAATTTGTTATTGGACATAAATGTTCAACAAGCAGATTTTTAATTCTTATGGCGGATGAAGAACCTACTTGTGAGCCCACTAATTTGGAAGATATTGTCGAATCCGAAATCGAGCAAGATTTAAATGATACTTATTTCCATATCTCTCCCCAAGATTTAACAGGACAATTCTCACCACAAACACTTAAATTCAAAGGCAAGATTGGTGGTTTATCGGTAATGGTTTTAGTGGACACCGGTAGCACCCATAACATTATGCAACCCAGAATTGCTCAACATCTCAATCTCACCTCTACACCCATTACTCAATTTTCTGTCATGGTGGGAAATGGCTCCCACTTAAAGTGTGAAGGCATTTGCAATAACGTTCCAATCACATTACAAACAGAACTTTTCCATCTTCCATTCTATCTCTTGCCAATTGAAGGAGCCGATGTTGTTCTTGGAATGGCTTGGCTAAGAACATTGGGTCCTTTGCAAGCAGATTTTTCCATTCCGTCCATCTCATTCACCCATCATAACAACCTCATTACATTGAAAGGAGATCCCACAGCCCATCCCACCCATACTACTTATCATCAGCTAAAGCACCTCATACACACCAATTCTGTTGCCTCTTTCCATCTCATGTTTTTCCAAAATCATCATCCTGATCCACATTATCCTAGCCCACGTGATTCCTTATCCAACCCAGCACCAAAACTTTCCCCAAAAATACAAACACTTCTCACAAAACACCAAACTATCTTTCAGCCTCAAGAAGGCCTTCCCCCAGCCAGACCCCATGATCaccatatt GAGGGGATTATTATTCCTAGTCGCAACCCTTTTTTCTCACCCGTCTTACTAGTAAAAAAGAAAGATGGTACTTGGAGATTTTGTGTAGACTATCGCGCACTTAATGCAGTAACCATTAAAGACCGTTTTCCCATCCCAACCATTGATGAACTTCTTGATGAGTTAGGCAATGCTACTTATTTTACTAAGTTAGATTTACGCTCTGGCTACCATCAGATCCGCGTTGCATCGAAAGACACGCATAAGACTGCTTTTCGGACTTTCGACGGGCATTATGAGTTTCTCGTAATGCCTTTCAG TGCCAATTTTGATGATCACTTAGCTCATTTGCAGGTTATTTTTGATCTATTGAAGTCTCATGCTTTTGTGGTGAAGCTACCTAAGTTTGTTTTTGCAGTCAAACAGGTTAACTACTTAGGACATATCATTTCAGTTGGAGGAGTTGCTCCAGATCCAGAAAAGGTGCAGGCCATGTTGGATTGGCCTACTCCATGTTCACTCACGTCTCTCCGCGGTTTCTTAGGCCACACCGGTTTCTATCGTCACTTTGTGAAAAACTACGCCACTCTCGCCGCTCCCCTCACCGATTTATTACGTTCCACTAAATTTGTATGGAGTACAGAGGCGGCCGCAGCCTTTACAGAATTACAGAAGAAGATGACCGACATGTCGGTCCTGGCTTTGCCAGACTTTACAAAACAATTCATTATAGAGACAGATGCTTCAGGAATCGCCATTGGCGCAGTACTTTCACAAGATGGGCACCATATCGCCTTCTTCAGCAAAAAGATGTGTCCAAGGATGCAGGCTTCATCAGTCTATGTACGCGAGATGTTTGCTGTAACAGAAGCAGTAAAAAAATGGCGTCAATATCTCATAGGGCAGAAGTTTCACATTTACACTGATCAGAAAAGCTTACGAAACCTACTGTTACAGCGAATTCAAACACCAGAACAACAGAAATGGGCAGCAAAGTTACAAGGGTTTAACTTTGAGATATTTTACAAACCTGGAAAATAG